One Kiritimatiellales bacterium genomic window carries:
- a CDS encoding sigma factor-like helix-turn-helix DNA-binding protein: MRKRQIITDVVISLLSTIAKQERIRISERVKAGLVYRKEVLKKPLGRKAGSRLKKTDKKISLASQLRSEGLSLGEIAQSMNISRQRVHQLLQMV, encoded by the coding sequence TTGCGTAAACGTCAAATAATAACTGATGTTGTGATTTCCCTTTTATCGACCATTGCCAAACAGGAACGCATACGGATTTCTGAACGTGTCAAAGCCGGTCTGGTTTATAGAAAAGAGGTATTGAAGAAACCGCTGGGACGTAAAGCCGGGTCACGCCTGAAAAAGACGGATAAGAAAATATCTCTAGCCAGTCAGTTGCGCTCTGAAGGACTTAGTCTTGGCGAAATCGCCCAATCAATGAACATCAGTCGCCAGCGAGTGCATCAACTGCTTCAGATGGTTTAA
- a CDS encoding nucleotidyl transferase AbiEii/AbiGii toxin family protein gives MFNPAYKKQVQLLLEILPLIQQHKNFALKGGTAINLFIQDMPRLSVDIDLAWLPLIPRAEALSGISASLEELTEEISAKLPRSMITKVPVSGVTGRLIVNTPDAQVTIEPNFVFRGALYPTQTRVLCPFAQSEFEQFVEAQTLSLADLYGGKICAALDRQHPRDLFDVHLMFEKFGLTDEIRQAFVIYLAGHHRPMVELLCPNEQPLETLFNSQFSGMTRDAVSVEQLSGIRQQLIKKINSTLIENERKFLLSIKTGEPEWALIPIEHLERLPALQWKIQNIKKMDAEKRLAALQALTQVLQV, from the coding sequence ATGTTTAACCCAGCCTATAAAAAACAAGTCCAACTGCTGTTAGAAATCCTTCCACTTATACAGCAACACAAGAATTTTGCGCTGAAAGGCGGCACTGCCATAAACCTGTTCATTCAGGACATGCCGCGCCTTTCGGTGGATATTGATTTGGCATGGCTTCCGCTTATACCACGGGCAGAAGCACTGAGCGGCATCTCCGCATCCCTGGAAGAATTGACAGAAGAAATAAGTGCAAAACTGCCCCGGTCGATGATTACCAAGGTGCCTGTTTCAGGAGTTACAGGGCGGTTAATTGTGAATACGCCGGATGCTCAAGTGACGATTGAGCCGAACTTTGTTTTTCGAGGTGCGTTATATCCAACGCAAACAAGAGTCCTTTGCCCCTTTGCACAATCAGAATTTGAGCAGTTCGTAGAAGCCCAGACCCTTTCGCTAGCGGATTTATATGGCGGAAAAATTTGCGCTGCATTGGATCGGCAGCATCCGAGAGATTTATTTGATGTTCACTTAATGTTTGAAAAATTCGGTTTAACAGATGAAATCCGCCAGGCATTTGTAATTTATCTGGCAGGACATCATCGTCCGATGGTTGAATTATTGTGTCCGAATGAACAACCGCTGGAAACGCTATTTAATTCTCAATTTTCCGGCATGACCAGAGATGCCGTTTCGGTTGAACAATTGTCAGGCATTCGCCAACAGCTGATTAAAAAAATTAATTCAACTCTGATTGAAAACGAACGAAAATTTCTTCTATCGATAAAAACCGGAGAACCAGAATGGGCGCTTATCCCCATTGAGCATCTGGAACGACTGCCAGCGTTGCAATGGAAGATTCAAAACATCAAAAAGATGGACGCTGAAAAGCGCCTAGCGGCACTTCAGGCGTTAACGCAGGTGTTGCAGGTATAA
- a CDS encoding type IV toxin-antitoxin system AbiEi family antitoxin → MSVQNSIKINRLLQHAVPKTVLTLPWLALQGVSKGLAQRYVSSGWLYRIGHGAYVRAGEAVEWDGALFSLQTQLEMNTHVAGLTALELKGLAHFLPLGQRSPVILFSDGFDRLPLWFSKKDWGVELIHRNIHLFDAAETFSKSTIQREGFVLTASTAERAVFELLYGINDNSSFEYAQTVFAGLSMLRPDELQQLLQACRSVKVKRIFLWMAETCSHPWVKYLDYNRVDIGKGKRVVYQGGVLDKNFLITVPPAKIYEGVPDV, encoded by the coding sequence ATGAGTGTTCAAAATTCAATAAAGATAAACCGCCTTTTGCAACATGCGGTTCCTAAAACAGTCTTGACGCTGCCGTGGCTGGCATTGCAGGGCGTCTCAAAAGGTTTGGCTCAGCGGTATGTCTCTTCGGGCTGGCTCTATCGTATAGGGCATGGAGCATACGTTCGAGCCGGTGAGGCTGTTGAATGGGACGGAGCTTTGTTTTCTCTTCAAACCCAGTTGGAAATGAATACACATGTCGCCGGCTTAACTGCGTTGGAATTAAAAGGGTTGGCTCATTTTCTGCCGCTAGGTCAAAGATCCCCTGTTATCCTTTTCAGTGACGGGTTTGACCGGTTGCCATTATGGTTTTCTAAAAAAGACTGGGGTGTTGAACTTATACACCGGAATATTCATCTATTCGATGCCGCTGAAACGTTCTCAAAAAGCACGATTCAACGAGAGGGCTTTGTTCTGACTGCCTCAACCGCAGAACGTGCCGTTTTTGAATTGCTCTATGGCATCAACGACAATTCCAGCTTTGAATATGCTCAAACCGTTTTCGCCGGGCTTTCAATGTTACGCCCTGACGAACTTCAACAGCTTTTACAGGCGTGCCGATCCGTAAAGGTAAAACGGATATTCCTCTGGATGGCAGAAACCTGCTCTCACCCGTGGGTGAAATATCTGGATTATAACCGTGTAGATATCGGAAAAGGCAAACGGGTGGTTTATCAGGGAGGAGTTTTGGATAAAAATTTTTTAATCACTGTCCCGCCGGCAAAAATTTATGAAGGAGTTCCGGATGTTTAA